The sequence GAGTAGCATGGAAGAAACTTCGATCGACTTCATTCTGCTCATTAGACAGGACTATTGATTAAGTCTCGGaattaagaaatgaaaaaacgtCGTACAAATCGGGACCTGACGGTGTTCCGTCGGTTTTCCTAAAAACGAACATTTCCTGCCTTCTGGACCCACTTCATCGAATCTTCCAGCTCTCCCTCTCTAATGGTGTATTTCCGTCCTGCTGGAAGACAGCTGAAATGTTTCCTGTGTACAAAAAGGGAAGCAAGCGCGATATAAATAATTATCGAGGAATCACGTCGCTATGCGCTGTATCGAAGTTGTTTGAGCTGGTCGTCATGGATTCTCTAAATGGTCACTGTAAACATTATATCAGTACCGATCAACATGGCTTTATGGAAAAACGTTCTACATGTACGAATCTACTGTGTCTTACATCATACGTTACAGACGGTATGCTTGCTTGTAATCAAACAGATGTAATTTATACGGATCTAACTGCAGCATTTGATAAGTTGAACCACAGCATTGCGATCGCCAAGCTTGACAGATTGGGAATTGGAGGCAGCCTACTTGCATGGTTTGGTTCGTACCTTACTGAGCGCCAGCTGACAGTTGCTCTAGGCGATTGTCGCTCGGAAAGCTTCTTTGCGATGTCTGGCATACCGCAGGGTAGTCATCTGGGACCGTTGATATTCCTTCTCTACTTCAACGACGTGCATCTAGTTCTAAAAGGACCGCGATTATCATTTGCAGATGATCTCAAAATGTTTTTGCGCATATGCTCAATAGCCGATTGTCACTTACTACAAGACCGGATCGATGCTTTCGCTCATTGGTGCGATCTAAATCGACTTGTAGTTAACCCGAAAAAGTGCTCGATCATAACTTTTTCTCGGAAGAAACAACCGATTACCTTCAACTACTGCCTGTTCGGAACGACTATTGAAAGAGTGCACTGTGTGAAAGATCTCGGTGTTCTATTGGACTCCAAACTGACATACTCGGATCACATTTCATATGTTGTTGATAGAGCATCCAGGTCTCTTGGATTTGTGATCAAAGTGACAAAGACTTTCACAGACATCTACTGTTTGAAAACACTATATTGCTCTCTCGTGCGATCTACGTTAGAATACTGCTCTGCGGTCTGGAGTCCAAACTATAATAATGGTGTCGAACGCATCGAATCCGTTCAACGTCGATTTATACGGTACGCACTCCGCAACCTTCCCTGGAGAGATCCGCTACGACTTCCCTCGCTACGAGAGCCGTTGTCAGCTGATCAGCTTAGAACCTCTGTGTATCCGAAGGGATGTATGCAGAGCATTAACCGTCGCCGATATTTTGCAAGGAAGAATAGATTGTGACACTCTTCTGCGGCAAATAAACATCAACGCACAACCCCGACAACTGCGGAGTAACCTAATGCTAAGACTTCCTTTTCGTCGCACAAACTATGGGCTGCGTAGTGCTCTCCATGGTTTGCAGCGTGTCTTCAATAGAGTGGCGTCGGTGTTTGATTTCCACTTGACACGAGATGTCCTCCGCCGGTTCTTCACATCATTTTTTACCGACCAGAACAATTGACGCACATAGACTATAGTTATTTAATGTATttgttcaaacggcaatcttgaggtcttgcggtcaaagtttgattgtaattgagatactaacatattccaatcgcttaacatgaacttgagacggatgaaaaaggagtgaccaaaatgaagttatgtttttatgcatcagacacttattggtcaccccatgtacagtacatggatgaaccaataattaattattggcagtggttgATTTTCTACCCACCGCTGTCACATTCAGGCGCTATAGGCGAATTtgagtaaagctcatcgatcatttcgacatctggtggtcgtcacaagaaccacgaaaaaagtgtcgttggccaaaaaagtgcattggcagcatacggagggagaacgattttcgcgttttctgGTTAATACAACCATTTATGAAAGCTGAAATAGTCGcaaattgtaagaaaattttgttttctttgggatGAGCTTTCATCCGGTGGGTGCTTGCATATGATTTTTCCGATTAAATAGCACATCTCTTGCAGTGCCTCCACCGCACTATCTTGGTTATGAATTCCCGGATTTTTAATTCGCGGCTTTTTTGGGTGGGATTGTCTTTAATAGCTGCTTAAAGAATGTAAGAAGCCATTGCTAGTGGAAAACATGTGACAATATACCAAAAAGTGAAGTAAattttatggagaaattttgattttgaatgtaaataatgGCTTCTGACGACTTTTCTCCCAAACTCTGGCAACGCACTCTACCACTggatccttctcgaattcgcctatagcatatgcgcaaaatagccagcatgagttaatcaccagaaatttgtatggcgaaagacatctaacgcggattttctaaaaattaggaacttttcatgaaaaactatttggtaccggttatgaaggatggtgtctgctactacgcctaccaaatattttttcgattaaggtgctttattttgagaaatcgaacattagatgcctttcgccatactgatttcagaaagttaactcctagtgtgccgctgtaagcacgctcaaagcaggcgattcattgccaactttcaggctgtttcgGAACATCATAAAGTTCATTATTTTCTTCAAAGCTTCCTGCCTGTAGTCTCTAGGAGTGTGTACGTACATTTGCAATGGGAAGTAAGTTAACTGATGGTACAATTAGGCTAGAAGGTTATTATTTTCCATGGTGTTGCTGGAAACTCGCTTCATAATTGCCGACTCAGCTTTTTGGGATAGATTGTGTCGAAAGATGCGCTTTTTTCGGAATATTGTGAAAATCGgcttcctggtgaaacttccagACCGTGTCATCTGAATGCGACAACTTCCTTCGGCAGAGGTCCAGTTTCCTCACGAAGCAAAGGGGAGATTTTCCATCTTATTTCATTGTCTTCATCGGTCTTCCACTTCATCACCTCTCAAGCTTctgtatattttccaaaaaatatcatGATAGGGAACATGTGCGCAGTAGAATGGTAGAAGTATCGGGAACGTTTTCAAAGCACTAGATGTTGAACATTAACTGGTAGTTGCAGCTGCAAAGTATTgaaacacaaaatacataaataatacTTTGTAGCAGGCTTTGGAGCTATTAATCTACAAGAAATATATTTATCTTACCACGATAATGATGATTAATATTAAGCAACCGGGAGATAAAGAGATTAGTTTCCGATCTTGTTAATCTTGTTGCAGATCAGGAGTTCCGTAAACTTCAAAATCTTTTAAAACTATCAATAATAAAAGCACCGAATACGAGCATCGGTTAAGTTCTAATGTACTATAGTATACTTTTCAATCTTAGCTCCGATTAAATCGCAGTAATGTCAATTGagtttaaattttaatctaaGAATGTTTTACTTTATTTCTGAGTGCACTGGGGTTTCTGGGTGAGGggagggaaaaaaggccttttcgccagtgagttttcctccagctacacgtaaaaaaataaccttatatgttatggcaaaaaaccattcgaaaatactaatACTTCATTATGctacctaatgaatgatcccatatcaaaaagctaatattattcataagttaatgaaaagtataagtttccgaatgtatgtgactaatgcgatgtataagctTTTTCTTATAtatatcattaagcgcctgctttggcaaaaaagtattagacatattaataaaaaacaacattcaatttttttacgtgtagtgtcaaaaagtacagagacctattgatttttacacaccgccaagccgccattaccgagcgtggaaagctggatagatgATAGCGTATAGATATTGTCGCgcttagaggcctgaataagagaaacgcggatagaaaatatgactctgccaacactgcattcaatcttcttcatcaaagaacaacacatgaaaaggaagaaatggtttatgtagataaaatctcacaatccgctattttatgtgtccacatcacataacaatagaatccaataaacaatggaattcCATTTCATATTCTATTAATGACtagcatatattattgcaaactaatgtaaaatacattcaattttgtttattgaaaattggcataaaatcgaatttggccgttttcagtatttgagccaacattttggctgcttgacaggtctcctgctcgattggctgctgttttttgacggttcgattggcggcacatacctatccgcgtttctcttattcaggcctctagtcgcgcttatctttttctagaatgctgcggcggtcttacactcgcaggctcgactgcgaaggtaaacgtcaagatagccgccgtgttaaaagttaggcagaattttcccgctcaaaacaaaaacacgtgcctttcgcgaaatgacagcagtgttcgattgtattagtgagaggcaactggagtcactgagtacatggagagtgtttatcatggcaagtgcatacggtgggtgagattttcattgactctgttgagtttagtgaccgttgtgattacctgagaagcaaccagcaggaagccgcagtattctattttatctcgagatgcataatagtagaatctatagatgagcgaaagcatggctgagtccaATTTTTGCCCATGCACACacacatatgacgtcacagcccttaacgtttccattgatatcgtgacgtcatgcttggagacacgtttgacagttcgtttggggACAGAGGATTTTATATTCGCtcatatataaatatatttattcCACTATCTATCTACACGATtggaaaaaagtacctaattttaggtactttttttctcttgcatctccctccctcttccttTTGTTGTCATAAATTGAAGAGCAATACCACTCAACAAgtgcattaaagtgtgggaacccaacgttgagtaatctcgtttacaaaagttgagtgaaatttacctaacttttggttagtttctagtTAAAATTAAGtgtattttacttaatattaagtgaattttacttaatttcaagaaaaaattaccttattttgggttcccacactgaacttccaatttgagtgaaaagtacctaatattaggtacttttttctaaccgtgtatatcaacaataacagagtacccattaatgggtaaagtaaTCTAACCGTGTACGGTTTTGAGTGTAAACATcacacttttgggtagttttggttttcagtgtatatGTTTTGgtgttttgttttgtcttaaaactTGTCACACGCGCacgacattttattttaatcatcCGATTTAATCATTATCTGTCGGTCGTTTCAGAGAGTTAAGAGGTCTAACCTGAACTAAATTTACTAATTAAAAAATACCTGTTTTATCTGTACATATAATAATCTCTACCTGTGTAATTGAAGTAAACAAAATCAAGGAACATGCTTACAAAAGAATATCGAATCTGTATGCCACTCACCGTGGAAGAGGTAAATTCATTTAAATATGTATAAAAGTCAAGCGTATGTACGTAACATAAATGTTGTTATCCAACAGTATAGAATCGGGCAACTCTACATGATTGCTCGACACAGCTTGGAACAGTCCGATGCAGGAAACGGTGTGGAAGTTATCGAAAATAAAGAGTGCCACGATGAAGAACATGGAAAAGGGCAGTATACGGAGAAGAGAATTCATTTGTCCAGGTAAGAGTAATCTTATCAACTTTTCTCAAAGGTGTAAAAAGGATGCTTATCAAAGAGTAATGACACACtagtggtattcgtaccatggttcaAGTTTTACCActagtgtgtctttagtataagGTAGCATATGCGCAACTAGAGTCCCGGTCTACGGAGGTCATGGCTCAGCAAGTAGGGTGGCAACATtagtaaaataataatgatttcAGTTATTATATTAcgtagaaaaaaattttttttgagagCTACGCGGAAATAATGCCCAGAGGTAAATCCCCGCATAGAAGAAATCATGCATAGTGTGCGTTGAATTAAGTTCAAACAGAACAGATCAACTGTCATGACGGGTCTACtacgaaaggccgaatcacaaaaggccgaatcacgaatggccgaattacaaaaggccgaaagcaaaaaaggccgaatgcacaaaaggccgaaatcacataaggccgaatcacaaaaggccgaaaccacaaaaggccgaataaaatcggcagaccaacaaagtggaccggagcgcgcgcgctcgctccggtccactttgttggtctgccgattttattcagacttttttttattcaaatacttagggtctgtctcaattggataattaaactgaaattaaacttaatagtgacatttcaataattatcaaataaccctgctcgcagagcaagattacttttgacagatatcgaatcgttttccatcgatgtcctattggaattgctgggtagcaccagccaatCAACGGTGATATGAAGAACTATTTGTGCAGTAGTTCgtgattttaaaatataacaATTAGCTATCAACAACATTACTGTTTAGGTAtttcaactaaataaataaatcatcacttcataatttaaaaaaaatacacggctGACAGAATAGTTTGTATGAAAGTCAAAGGAATACCCtctgaaaaatagaaaattagtTATAATTCAAGTCTTTGATTTGAATTATTGGCATATCAATCAAATATCAAAGAAGCAAAGCAACTTCATTAAATTATTctcttctgaaatcagtatcacAAGAATCATATCTCAGTCTTTAAAAACACCAGAAAGCTTCTCGAAAGTAAGAATATGGAGatataaagaatttcctaaatttcctaaaataccagtatcgaaaaaaaaattcccgctCAGACCAGATTCGAACTATTGACGTCGAGAATGAGAGGCCCCAACCTATACCTTGCATCTATAGTCGCTTCGTTGCGTTGTGTGTGGAAAATGTGCGTTACATGTCTCTTTTTGTTAATCacaccttcattgaaatttggtaGAATTTCTTCTACCTAGATTCTAGAAGGACGAAgaacgtgttccgccgtttcctctaaacctgggCACAccgtgttggaatatcaggtagtgtgcgacgcttcgcagTACATCGTAGATGGATAAGAAGCAGGCGCCagttagttgtagttgctcttgggtagattaaggaatattgttatggatgtaTTGTATATACCTGTTGTTGAATAAAAGAgagctgcagctgctggcagaagtatcagtcagtagcctgccgtgggtggtgtagagagggaactctaggaTTGTAGGTGGTGTAGAAAGGGAAATCTAGTATTTGTTGTTTTTTGTAAGGGGGTTCCCTTGCTATGGCCAACAcatcgggcgaggccgagtgtccgaaccggtgttgCTACTGTCTGGCCTGTTATGTGTTTTTTTCCAAAGGGTGATAATCAAAATCTGTATAGGCGACTTAAATGAGAAGATCGGATCaaacaactcgaaccatgagcgcatcaattattggcagtggctgattttctacccgccgctgccacatccaggtGCTATactatatgcgcaaaatagccagcaagagttaaccgccagaaatttgtatggcgaaagacatctaacgtgggttttctcaaaataaggaacttttcatgaaaaactatttggtaccggttatgaaggatggtgtccgctactacgcctaccaaatatttttttcgattaaggtgtttaattttgagaaatcgaaccttagatgcctttcgccatactgatttcagaaagttaactcctagtgtgccgctgtaagcacgctcaaagcaggcgattcattgtacCACCTTTATTTACATTAAGTTTGATCCTCAATAGTATGTTCGTAAGGAGATTTGTATGTCATGAATGGTTTGTTATTTAGAATCTTCTGCTAGTCTCAAGATATATAGCAGAAAAAGTTTATTAAGGAATAATATAAGATTGCATTATAATTTTGTGTtgttattaatgaaaatatattttttattgagtGAATTTGTCCGCCATCCTACTTGAGACCGTTTTCTTGCACGGAGGGTGCAAAACTAATATTTTCTTAAttagtatattttttttctcaatacaGTCGGCTACCATACTGGGTGCAAGCGTTTTGTCCGAAGGTTTTCTATATAGTGGAGAAAGGATGGAACTATTATCCATTCACAATAACAGGTATGTTAAAAAAGTGTTGaccttttcattttttcatcaaaaactatataacaaaaatattaatttctaCCATATCTTTTCATATACCCTTTTGTATCTTAATGTACAGAATATACGGTGGGTATAGAGTAGGTAGTTAAACACCTGCTGTTTACAGCAAGTCTATAAAGAAGAAAGGTCATTTAAAACATTCTACTTATTTCAGTGCTCCTTCATACCAAAGCTTAACATTACTATTCTAACTAAATTTGAAGACAATCCAGGAACATCGGATAATGTAAGCTACGGTTATATGATCATTATTGTCTTATAAAATCTTATATTTTATTACAAGTGTCTTAGGGTGCCAGATGCGACAATTGACGAACGAACAATTGATTTCGTAGACATAGCTTTTGATGAAGTTGCTGCCAAGCACTACAAGAAAGAGGAGGATCCTAAATGCTTCAAATCTGCAATCACCGGTCGTGGGCCACTGATAGAAGGGTGGCGACAAACAGACAGCCCAGTAATGTGTTCCTATAAACTTGTTCAAGTATCGTTCGAAGTATGGGGACTACAAACTAAGGTGGAAGACTTTGTTCAGCGTGTAAGTATAATAGTACTCACATACTGAATTATATTCTTCGAATATGTCAATTTCTCTGCAGTTTCTGctctgttttcattttcatATATATTCATCTAACTAGGCTGTTACCATAATAAACTGATTCTAGGCCAtgttaaatttcttcaaaaagttCCAATTTCGGAGACACCAATTCTAACGATGCATTTCAGCATATCAAATGTTAAACACGTGAGCAGTGGAGTTACTTCTCCTGGGCTTCATCGCAACATTTGATTTGTCTctcaatttttgtgattttttcagtagtaAGCACGCTTGTTAGCAAAACAGAAGCGACAaatttggtgctgtatttctttgtttcgcgatgagatgaatatatgctcAGAGagatatataatatatatatatatataaattaaGTTTCTAATCTGAGGATTtcggtttttaaaaaaatataaactgaactagaggcctgaataagagaaacgcggatagaaaatatgaatctgccaacactgcattcaatcttcttcatcaaagaacaacacatgaaaagaaagaaatggtttatgtagataaaatctcacaatcgGCTATTTTATGTGcccacatcacataacaatagaatcctataaacaatggaattccaattcataatctataaatgacttgcatatatcattgtaaactaatgtaaaatacattcaattttgtttatttaaaaatggcataaaatcgaatttggccgttttcagtatttgagccaacattttggttgcttgacaggtctcctgctcgattggctgctgttttttgacggttcgattggcggcacatacctatccgcgtttctcttattcaggcctctaaacTGAACTACACGCTTTCGCTGTCGAAACTGGAATGCTTTATTGAATACTATACAAAGCCTAAGTGCCCTGCCTTCGTACCTAAAACTGCTGACTTGACGCCTAGCAACGATGGTCCTCCGGTGGTCACGTAGTCCAGGTGGATATTGTTGATGTTGGGTGTCGTATTGCGTCCGTTCCACTTCGATGTTGCTGACTCTGCTGTAGCACTGACTTCTATCGGTTGTCCGGGTATTGCTGATTTGTCGTTTAAGTCCGATTGAGAAGTATCGTGATCTAAGATGAGTTCTGGATTCCAGTTTCGACAGCGAAAGCGTGTAGTtcagtttatatttttttttaaatccgaaATCCTCAGATTAGAAACTTAAtatatatgtaaatgaaatagtctgtgttcgtattcgcataactcgaaaacggctagatggattttcttcatcccttcagcaaatatgttcgttatcgtttctgacgggtttatatgatatttcctcatgcaaaaatcacgaataaggttgaccaaatcgtgaaaaactaaaattaagaaccgtatggaaatttcgcatgggtagttcacaacgcgcattttcgcctactatgcaggacaacgtctgccgggtcgactaggtataaaatatattgaaaaaatcacattaggaaggtcaaaaagctctttaggagaatagatcacattttttcgatcattttgcatgtttttgcattgattaaaatgcattgccactatttttgaaaaaaaaaatccaaggcgGGGAAACCTTgagaaaaaaacaatgaaaaaaacacacacactcacatgggctgcgaaatggtgagttgacatctgggaagaagctacctacacagctctggtcctcacgtgttccaatctcacgcttccacgggtcttccgatgacaatcaaccgccagctaagggttttgtacttagctggtagtgcagcctgggcactgttgtctttctgacatcagctagagtgggGGGTGCGACCAAGTAGACCATCGTCCCTagcccctaatcccaaggcgttaagcgacccgtgccgaggggatgcatggccaggaaGGTgaaaataatgagctaggcctttaacggagcctgtggggtacccgGGCActctccacagtaattgtcccttaccgcgtcatgctgggctctggctggcgtgggatcaaaatggaaaaccaagtaaattcttcaattcgtggtagtagtgtaggcgacaaccccttcgcaaatggtgggttgttcaggtctccggctaggaggccagaggcaatagtcggcagctcggtgcgcagcgccagcgtgggccacttaaccttctccccggctacgccggtagaggtgatggacggcccatggcttgtgagggcgatgaaccgcaaacgcgatgggcgttcggccttcgaggtggcgaaggaaaagctggacgccatcatcggcTTTGCGTCATCgtagcataatatcagtaaggacctcaacggggagcttgctgaaacgtCGAAAGTCGAtattggacgccaagctggatatggcggtcgggacggccaagcgcgaacccgtgaaatccgtggagtcgaggtctacccagactgaggcccaaagATTCGCGggctcgggcaaggtcgaatcgaccgagggcgtgccagcgaagacggtggtgccaaagtctatccagactgaggctcaagtactCAGGGCACGTCGAGGTGACTGccccaacggagcagacacaaaaacgggggagacagtctccctaggggccgctccaaaacgcggagggttactaccccgaacaagggtagtggggctgggatgctaaaccccggccaggtacctccaaaaccgggggacccaggaaagacggtggtatggggttacggcaggctgagagctctcagccgccccagaccagggaaatgaGGGGGATGACGTCTTCTGGTCACtagtcaagaacaagaggacaccgaagacgtcaagggccgaaaagaatgccaaggcgaatgagggtagcaagaagtatatggtaggcgccaatcgccccaggggcgatgccctagtcataaAGACGAatgaggctaagtactcggacgtcttggaggcgatgaggagtggcgttgagctcggtgaactcggcgccgacgtacgtcgaataagacgtacctggacgggcgagatgatcctcgagctgaaacggggcgtctcgcaaaatgggccgcctacaagaagttggcggaggaaatcttaggcgagacggtcaaggtgagggcactcacgacggaggtgaatctaagggttaaagacctgaacGAGaacaccgaagtcgaagagctcgtcacggcactgcggcgacagtgtgaagtggagacgcctactgcagccgttcggctacgtaAATGTCCGGCAGGGACGCTGGTAGCATTGGTTTGGCTACCTACAGAGGACGCCTCCAAGGCAGTCTAGCTaaggagcgtcaaggtgggatggtcggtgtgccctgtgagcatatacgagcaactcgaagtttgcttcaagtgcctggaaccggggcacaagccaTTGGACTACAAAGGCCCTggcagaagcaagctctgccgacgctgcggattggagggacacaAGGCACAATGGTGTACGAATT comes from Armigeres subalbatus isolate Guangzhou_Male chromosome 2, GZ_Asu_2, whole genome shotgun sequence and encodes:
- the LOC134211821 gene encoding cytoplasmic phosphatidylinositol transfer protein 1 isoform X2 — protein: MLTKEYRICMPLTVEEYRIGQLYMIARHSLEQSDAGNGVEVIENKECHDEEHGKGQYTEKRIHLSSRLPYWVQAFCPKVFYIVEKGWNYYPFTITEYTCSFIPKLNITILTKFEDNPGTSDNCLRVPDATIDERTIDFVDIAFDEVAAKHYKKEEDPKCFKSAITGRGPLIEGWRQTDSPVMCSYKLVQVSFEVWGLQTKVEDFVQRCIRDVLLLGHRQAFTWIDEWHWMSIDDVREYEHKKQEEANQKVLAEQVPASSDPDNVE
- the LOC134211821 gene encoding cytoplasmic phosphatidylinositol transfer protein 1 isoform X1, which encodes MLTKEYRICMPLTVEEYRIGQLYMIARHSLEQSDAGNGVEVIENKECHDEEHGKGQYTEKRIHLSSIFFFSIQSATILGASVLSEGFLYSGERMELLSIHNNRIYGGYRCSFIPKLNITILTKFEDNPGTSDNCLRVPDATIDERTIDFVDIAFDEVAAKHYKKEEDPKCFKSAITGRGPLIEGWRQTDSPVMCSYKLVQVSFEVWGLQTKVEDFVQRCIRDVLLLGHRQAFTWIDEWHWMSIDDVREYEHKKQEEANQKVLAEQVPASSDPDNVE